The following proteins are encoded in a genomic region of Candidatus Sulfotelmatobacter sp.:
- a CDS encoding zf-HC2 domain-containing protein: MDHSTAETLLDDWLWGRLPPERASEVETHVAGCAECAAHAELMRGLKREVKEHGEALFSAHLTGDELARLELRADSLSIADAARLGAHVRACPTCSAERAMIRGAAGPAPWRALKAWYSIADQPSAWIKPALAMFAILLAWPAYLGVVEYPREKLAAEQARAEAARELAHTPPTPGAEVPPGKQIWNGGSAAVLVLTGATRGASAAVPSARLRDGQPGLTIVTDRHIMGPDTLLVTLFDDQHRPVWKQPVPATELWDANARLTSLMIPSPNLTPGVYSIEIGAPGGAAPGSTAAPPQFQARFRIAP; encoded by the coding sequence ATGGATCATTCGACCGCGGAGACGTTGCTCGACGACTGGCTGTGGGGCCGCCTGCCGCCCGAGCGCGCGAGCGAAGTCGAGACGCACGTGGCCGGCTGCGCCGAATGCGCGGCCCACGCCGAATTGATGCGCGGGCTCAAGCGCGAGGTGAAAGAGCACGGCGAGGCGCTGTTCTCGGCGCACCTCACCGGCGACGAGCTGGCGCGACTGGAATTGCGAGCGGATTCGCTCTCGATCGCCGACGCGGCGCGGTTGGGCGCCCACGTGCGCGCCTGCCCCACCTGCAGCGCCGAGCGCGCGATGATTCGCGGGGCGGCCGGCCCCGCGCCATGGCGCGCGCTCAAGGCGTGGTATTCGATCGCCGATCAGCCGAGCGCCTGGATCAAGCCGGCGCTCGCGATGTTCGCAATTCTGCTCGCGTGGCCGGCGTATCTCGGCGTGGTCGAATATCCGCGCGAGAAGCTCGCGGCCGAGCAGGCGCGCGCCGAGGCGGCGCGCGAGCTGGCGCACACGCCGCCCACGCCCGGCGCCGAGGTTCCGCCGGGCAAGCAGATCTGGAACGGCGGCAGCGCCGCGGTGCTGGTGCTGACCGGCGCGACCCGCGGCGCGAGTGCGGCAGTGCCCTCGGCCAGGCTGCGTGACGGCCAGCCCGGACTCACCATCGTCACCGACCGGCACATCATGGGGCCCGACACGCTGCTCGTGACACTTTTCGACGACCAGCACCGGCCGGTGTGGAAGCAGCCGGTGCCGGCCACCGAGTTGTGGGACGCGAACGCCCGTCTCACCAGCTTGATGATCCCGTCGCCCAATCTCACCCCCGGCGTCTACTCGATCGAGATCGGCGCGCCGGGCGGCGCCGCGCCCGGCTCGACCGCCGCTCCGCCCCAGTTCCAGGCGCGATTCCGGATCGCGCCGTAG
- a CDS encoding sigma-70 family RNA polymerase sigma factor has product MNSSSTLPREQDDSFLRRFLSGEPAAVRTATRWARETAYFRGFGLTAEDREDAVQDALAQVWTLATRPGFELRQGLRAVLRTLVAARCVDRVRRRRKNVELDDSLADETPTPHERLLARDERARLRAALLDLDPPCREIIRMRYFEDLDYAAIAEREGREESTMRVRLFNCLKAIRKRMQRLAG; this is encoded by the coding sequence GTGAATAGCTCGTCCACCCTGCCGCGCGAGCAGGACGATTCGTTCCTGCGCCGCTTCCTTTCCGGCGAGCCGGCCGCGGTGCGCACCGCCACGCGCTGGGCGCGGGAGACCGCCTACTTCCGCGGCTTCGGGCTCACCGCCGAGGATCGCGAAGACGCGGTGCAGGATGCGCTCGCGCAGGTGTGGACGCTCGCCACCCGGCCGGGCTTCGAGCTGCGGCAGGGCCTGCGCGCGGTGCTCCGTACGCTGGTCGCCGCCCGCTGCGTCGATCGCGTGAGGCGGCGGCGGAAGAACGTCGAGCTCGACGACTCGCTGGCCGATGAGACGCCCACTCCTCATGAGCGCCTGCTCGCGCGTGACGAGCGCGCGCGCCTGCGCGCCGCGCTGCTCGACCTCGATCCGCCGTGCCGCGAGATCATCCGCATGCGCTACTTCGAGGATCTCGACTACGCCGCGATCGCCGAGCGCGAGGGGCGTGAGGAATCCACCATGCGCGTGCGGCTGTTCAATTGCCTGAAAGCGATCCGGAAGCGCATGCAGCGCCTCGCGGGATGA
- a CDS encoding CHAT domain-containing tetratricopeptide repeat protein, translating to MSRGAGVSALGARLSRATVFAAIAAAVRVAACAALALALLAAPRPACASANTDSLAAFRRLLSSQQLGPAESRTRAWLASLGAGAAADTARAAGLDLLSEVLLAAGRWKAPADRAVPQQAVDANTGLYGAESPQAGSSLIMQARILYREGDWEAARPLAERGLAQCEKAYGNRHISVLRGLHYLANIYENESEFALAEQLYRREIAVAETLYGAESAQLGNAMNSLGVMYHKTGRWSECRPLYERALGIREKALGLDSPDLVFNYNNLANVLTEMGDLDRARFLYQRALDVVEKKLGPQHVNFAFTLGNLAGLEIVAGDTLAAMRDLERAIALGEEVEGRDHPDLAAPLDDLGGLLIARHEYARAESTLDRALAIRVKAYGPDAPEVARVLFSRANLWLAQGRLAPADSDAERAFALRQKALGENHPETAASLVQLASIERAGGNDASALAAATRGEAAALDRFRSTARVLEERLALSYAATRPSGLDLALSIAADHPGDSTLVQLAWEAQINSRARVLDEMARRHRAIAAGLDSAGAAYADSLNAASEQLGWLLQSGADATGSGRSRLREVRERKERFEVWLASRYSQFQLLDAPPGSALMTVHGQVQHGRALIAFARYFQAPAAGQDFGWYLRRDAEPSRAGYVAFVAVGGEHRVRAVALGAAARIDSAVARFVRAASTRPNPLRRATDAQRLRKLGLEARRLVWDPVAKAVPPSQELLIVPDGALLLLNFGALPGAAAGKYLVEEAPPIQLLSAERDVLLRPSAGAISGRGLLAVGDADFDGVAATGPPAPSRGATSEPRERGVLSEPRERGVLSEPREGGVLSEPREPGVAAPRSAASDCADFRSLRFERLPESGLEADSVAAAWRAASRDSARVLSRGGASEAAFRELAPEARWLHLATHGFFLPNVCGGVNASGVRVADTVAYENPLLRSGLALAGANQRARAANGAADGILTADEIAKLDLSGVELAVLSACETGRGDVRAGEGVLGLRRGFQIAGVRTVLMSLWAVDDVATREWMRAFYAARLRRGLDVAASVRAADLVVLDARRERGESDAPFYWGAFVGSGVER from the coding sequence ATGAGTCGCGGAGCCGGCGTCTCGGCGCTCGGAGCTCGCCTTTCGCGCGCCACCGTCTTCGCGGCGATCGCGGCTGCGGTTCGCGTCGCCGCCTGCGCCGCGCTGGCCCTCGCGCTGCTCGCCGCGCCGCGCCCCGCCTGCGCGAGCGCGAACACCGATTCGCTCGCTGCGTTCCGCAGGCTGCTTTCGTCGCAACAACTCGGCCCGGCCGAGTCGCGGACGCGCGCGTGGCTCGCGTCGTTGGGCGCCGGCGCTGCGGCCGACACCGCCCGCGCCGCCGGGCTCGATCTGCTGTCCGAGGTCCTGCTCGCTGCCGGCCGGTGGAAAGCGCCTGCCGACCGCGCCGTGCCGCAGCAGGCGGTCGATGCGAACACCGGGCTCTACGGCGCCGAGAGTCCGCAGGCCGGCTCGAGCCTCATCATGCAGGCGCGCATCCTCTATCGCGAGGGCGACTGGGAGGCCGCGCGCCCGCTGGCCGAGCGCGGCCTCGCGCAGTGCGAGAAGGCGTACGGCAATCGGCACATTTCGGTGCTGCGCGGGCTTCATTATCTCGCCAACATCTACGAGAACGAGTCGGAATTCGCGCTCGCCGAGCAGCTCTACCGCCGCGAGATCGCGGTGGCCGAAACGCTCTACGGCGCCGAGAGCGCCCAGCTCGGCAACGCCATGAACAGCCTGGGCGTGATGTATCACAAGACCGGCCGCTGGTCGGAGTGCCGGCCGCTCTACGAGCGGGCGCTCGGCATCCGCGAGAAGGCGCTCGGGCTCGACAGTCCCGATCTCGTCTTCAACTACAACAATCTCGCCAACGTGCTGACCGAGATGGGCGATCTCGATCGCGCGCGATTTCTCTATCAGCGCGCGCTCGACGTGGTCGAGAAGAAGCTCGGCCCGCAGCACGTGAACTTCGCGTTCACGCTCGGGAATCTCGCGGGGCTGGAGATCGTCGCCGGCGACACGCTCGCCGCGATGCGCGATCTCGAGCGCGCGATCGCCCTGGGCGAAGAGGTCGAGGGGCGCGATCACCCCGACCTGGCGGCGCCTCTCGATGATCTCGGCGGGCTGTTGATCGCACGTCACGAATACGCGCGCGCCGAATCGACGCTCGATCGCGCGCTCGCGATTCGGGTCAAGGCCTACGGCCCCGACGCGCCCGAGGTGGCGCGCGTGCTGTTCAGCCGCGCGAATCTCTGGCTCGCGCAGGGCCGGTTGGCGCCGGCCGACTCCGACGCGGAGCGCGCGTTCGCGCTGCGCCAGAAGGCGCTCGGCGAGAATCATCCCGAGACCGCGGCCAGTCTGGTGCAGCTGGCCTCGATCGAGCGCGCCGGCGGCAACGATGCTTCAGCGCTGGCTGCGGCGACCCGCGGCGAGGCGGCGGCGCTCGATCGCTTCCGCTCGACGGCGCGGGTGCTGGAGGAACGGCTGGCGTTGAGCTACGCCGCCACGCGGCCTTCGGGGCTCGATCTCGCCTTGTCGATCGCCGCGGATCATCCGGGCGACTCGACGCTCGTGCAGCTCGCCTGGGAAGCGCAGATCAATTCGCGGGCCCGCGTGCTCGATGAAATGGCGCGGCGGCATCGCGCGATCGCGGCGGGGCTCGATTCGGCGGGTGCGGCCTACGCCGATTCGTTGAACGCTGCGAGCGAGCAGCTCGGCTGGCTGCTGCAGAGCGGCGCCGATGCGACGGGATCGGGGCGCTCGAGATTGAGGGAAGTGCGCGAACGCAAGGAACGGTTCGAAGTGTGGCTTGCCTCCCGCTACAGCCAGTTCCAGTTGCTCGATGCGCCGCCGGGATCGGCGCTCATGACGGTCCACGGGCAGGTTCAGCACGGGCGGGCGCTGATTGCGTTCGCGCGGTACTTCCAGGCGCCGGCTGCCGGGCAGGACTTCGGCTGGTACCTGCGGCGCGACGCGGAGCCCTCGCGAGCAGGCTACGTGGCGTTTGTGGCGGTCGGCGGCGAGCACCGCGTGAGGGCAGTGGCCCTCGGGGCGGCAGCCCGAATCGACTCCGCGGTCGCGCGGTTCGTGCGCGCGGCCAGCACGCGACCCAATCCTCTCAGGCGCGCGACCGACGCCCAGCGCCTTCGCAAGCTCGGGCTCGAGGCGCGGAGGCTGGTGTGGGATCCGGTGGCGAAGGCGGTGCCACCGTCACAGGAACTGCTCATCGTGCCCGACGGGGCGCTCCTGCTTCTGAACTTCGGGGCATTGCCGGGTGCGGCGGCCGGCAAGTATCTCGTCGAGGAAGCGCCACCGATTCAGTTGCTCTCGGCCGAGCGGGATGTTCTGCTGCGCCCGAGCGCGGGTGCGATCAGTGGGCGCGGCCTGCTCGCGGTCGGCGATGCGGATTTCGATGGTGTCGCCGCGACTGGTCCGCCGGCGCCGTCACGTGGAGCCACGTCCGAGCCGCGCGAGCGTGGGGTCTTGTCCGAGCCGCGCGAGCGTGGAGTCTTGTCCGAGCCGCGCGAAGGTGGTGTCTTGTCCGAGCCGCGCGAGCCTGGCGTTGCGGCGCCGCGTTCCGCCGCGTCCGATTGCGCCGACTTCCGCTCGCTCCGCTTCGAGCGTCTGCCCGAATCCGGGCTCGAAGCCGACTCGGTGGCGGCCGCCTGGCGCGCTGCTTCGCGCGATTCCGCGCGGGTGCTGTCGCGCGGCGGGGCGAGCGAGGCCGCGTTTCGGGAGCTGGCGCCCGAAGCGCGCTGGCTCCACCTCGCGACGCACGGCTTCTTTCTGCCCAACGTGTGCGGCGGAGTGAACGCGAGCGGTGTCCGCGTGGCCGACACCGTGGCCTACGAGAACCCGCTGTTGCGCTCCGGCCTCGCGCTCGCCGGCGCCAATCAGCGGGCGCGCGCAGCGAACGGCGCCGCCGACGGCATTCTCACCGCCGACGAGATAGCGAAGCTCGATCTTTCCGGCGTCGAGCTGGCCGTGCTTTCGGCGTGCGAGACCGGGCGTGGCGACGTGCGCGCGGGCGAAGGCGTGCTCGGGTTGCGGCGCGGATTTCAGATCGCCGGCGTGCGCACCGTGCTCATGAGCCTGTGGGCCGTGGACGACGTGGCCACGCGCGAGTGGATGCGCGCGTTCTACGCCGCCCGGTTGCGGCGCGGGCTCGATGTGGCGGCCTCGGTGCGGGCAGCGGATCTGGTCGTGCTCGACGCGCGCCGCGAACGTGGCGAGAGCGACGCGCCGTTCTACTGGGGAGCGTTCGTGGGGAGCGGGGTCGAGAGGTAG
- a CDS encoding plasmid pRiA4b ORF-3 family protein: MKSITWIGGRVRSLVGEREAAGALLDIVLWFDATRDVILIAEIVFPKAPDSVIAEQLASALERNARHLPDRIRVSDQAAADAIRATLPPLIPIEVGPTPELDMLAQVFLHHAKRDGRGESYFGAGDITKAEIAALFREAAALYPLAPWRRFPDSDVLQMDVPALGVDGACLSILGALKQEYGILIFDSFDDYDEFGSLSAHVLGMGKAPVMLGGSFVSLNFERGADIPDSMRREITAHRWPVAGPRAYPVVMPMTRSGDARTPTARDIRVACAAAAGLAELARRHRRPAPGTLSGQEVVTLTVSMPEPVEVTMRVPHSVIRAEEESAEHPISDAARARAMRQAAEQIDRFLAAPRSAAMPPDWREVARFVCECLHDTKLGYIDGRWNVFSARQIEWFMLEHYPRKVDADPRIVQRAPEILDRYFEWMGAEGIEPAETVVRIRERVERVREAFLEAAADPSRFGPAKSLVAAMQAVGVDPTDSRAVAAFIQRYNQSLGAPKRPAERGRPRREKRAKAAKAGKAAKAAKAAKVYQLKVSLANIRPAIWRRLLLRDDATLLELHRALQVVMGWQGYHLHRFETPAGVFGKLDREVPEFQDERKARLRDVLPKPGSTITYEYDFGDGWEHRVRLENILPADPGLTHARLVAGARAAPPDDCGGISGYEHLLEVLADPAHLEHEELREWVGGSYDPEAFDLNSLNRALKRVGVTRRRSREPVVGR; the protein is encoded by the coding sequence ATGAAGTCGATCACCTGGATTGGTGGCCGGGTTCGCTCGCTCGTCGGCGAACGTGAGGCAGCGGGTGCGCTGCTCGACATCGTCCTTTGGTTCGACGCCACAAGGGATGTCATTCTGATCGCTGAAATCGTGTTCCCGAAGGCGCCTGACTCGGTCATCGCAGAGCAGTTGGCCAGCGCTCTCGAGCGCAATGCCCGGCACCTGCCCGACCGGATCAGGGTTTCGGATCAGGCGGCCGCCGACGCGATCCGAGCCACCTTGCCGCCCTTGATCCCGATCGAAGTGGGACCTACTCCCGAGCTGGACATGCTTGCGCAGGTGTTCCTCCATCACGCGAAGCGTGACGGGCGTGGCGAATCGTATTTCGGTGCCGGCGACATTACCAAGGCCGAGATCGCCGCGCTCTTCCGCGAAGCCGCGGCGCTCTATCCGCTCGCGCCGTGGCGGAGGTTCCCGGATTCCGATGTGCTGCAGATGGATGTGCCCGCGCTGGGCGTCGACGGCGCCTGCCTGTCGATCCTCGGTGCGCTCAAGCAGGAGTATGGGATCCTGATCTTCGATTCCTTCGACGACTATGACGAGTTCGGCAGCCTCTCCGCCCACGTCTTGGGAATGGGTAAGGCCCCGGTGATGTTGGGCGGTTCCTTTGTGTCTCTTAACTTCGAGCGGGGAGCGGACATCCCCGACTCGATGCGACGCGAGATCACCGCGCATCGCTGGCCGGTGGCCGGGCCGCGGGCCTACCCGGTGGTGATGCCAATGACGCGGAGCGGCGACGCGAGGACTCCGACCGCTCGCGACATTCGAGTGGCATGCGCCGCGGCGGCGGGTCTGGCCGAGCTGGCACGACGGCACCGCCGGCCGGCACCGGGCACCCTCTCGGGCCAGGAGGTCGTGACGCTCACGGTTTCAATGCCAGAGCCGGTCGAGGTCACGATGCGAGTGCCACATTCGGTGATAAGGGCGGAAGAAGAAAGCGCCGAGCATCCGATCTCCGACGCCGCGCGCGCGCGCGCCATGCGACAGGCGGCCGAGCAGATCGACCGTTTTCTCGCCGCTCCCCGCTCCGCCGCGATGCCGCCGGACTGGCGCGAAGTGGCGCGCTTTGTGTGCGAGTGCCTGCACGACACCAAGCTCGGATACATCGATGGGCGATGGAATGTCTTCTCCGCGCGGCAGATCGAATGGTTCATGCTCGAACATTACCCGCGCAAGGTGGACGCCGATCCACGGATCGTCCAGCGCGCTCCCGAGATCCTGGATCGCTACTTCGAGTGGATGGGCGCGGAGGGCATCGAGCCCGCGGAAACCGTGGTGCGGATCAGAGAGCGCGTGGAGCGGGTGCGAGAGGCCTTTCTCGAGGCCGCCGCCGATCCGAGTCGATTTGGTCCCGCCAAGAGCCTCGTGGCGGCGATGCAGGCGGTGGGTGTGGACCCCACGGACTCGCGCGCAGTCGCCGCCTTCATCCAGCGCTACAACCAGAGCCTGGGCGCGCCGAAGCGGCCGGCCGAGCGCGGGCGCCCCCGGCGGGAAAAGCGAGCGAAGGCAGCGAAGGCAGGGAAGGCAGCGAAGGCAGCGAAGGCAGCGAAGGTTTATCAACTGAAAGTGTCGCTGGCGAACATTCGACCGGCGATCTGGCGTCGCCTCCTGCTTCGCGATGACGCTACCCTGCTTGAACTCCATCGCGCGTTGCAGGTCGTGATGGGATGGCAGGGCTATCACCTGCACAGATTTGAAACCCCCGCAGGAGTCTTCGGCAAGCTGGATCGCGAGGTTCCGGAATTCCAGGACGAGCGGAAAGCCAGGCTGCGTGACGTGCTGCCCAAGCCCGGGAGCACGATCACCTACGAATACGATTTCGGCGACGGTTGGGAGCACCGGGTGAGGTTGGAAAACATCCTGCCCGCAGATCCGGGGCTTACTCATGCACGACTCGTCGCCGGGGCGCGCGCGGCCCCGCCCGATGATTGCGGCGGCATTTCGGGCTACGAGCACTTGCTCGAAGTGCTCGCGGATCCCGCGCACCTCGAACACGAGGAGCTGCGGGAATGGGTGGGAGGCTCGTACGATCCCGAGGCTTTCGACCTGAACTCCCTCAATCGCGCTCTGAAGCGCGTGGGGGTGACCCGGCGCCGCTCGCGCGAGCCGGTGGTGGGACGCTGA